A portion of the Edaphobacter lichenicola genome contains these proteins:
- a CDS encoding SDR family NAD(P)-dependent oxidoreductase gives MSKLKGKVAVVTGASKGIGASIAEHFGAEGASVVVNYSSSKAGADAVVKKITDKGGKAIAVQGDVSKPEDITRLFAETKKAYGKLDVLVNNAGIYDFKPLGEITPEHFHKQFNLNVLGLLLTTQEAVKLIGPDGGSVINISSIVGQMPAPTGSVYSATKAAVDSLAVSLSQELGPKKIRVNSLNPGMVETEGLHAVGFADSDFRKQTEATTPLGRIAQPEDIATAAVFFASDDAGWVTGQTLMLAGGKRL, from the coding sequence ATGAGCAAGCTCAAAGGAAAAGTTGCAGTAGTTACAGGGGCGTCGAAGGGTATTGGAGCATCAATCGCCGAGCATTTTGGCGCTGAAGGAGCGTCGGTTGTGGTGAATTACAGCAGCAGCAAGGCTGGGGCAGATGCTGTGGTTAAGAAGATTACGGATAAGGGCGGAAAGGCGATTGCGGTGCAAGGCGATGTCTCCAAGCCGGAGGACATTACACGCCTGTTTGCAGAGACCAAGAAGGCCTACGGAAAGCTCGATGTGCTGGTCAATAACGCCGGTATTTATGACTTCAAGCCGCTGGGTGAGATTACGCCGGAGCACTTCCATAAGCAGTTCAACCTGAATGTACTTGGGTTGTTGTTGACGACGCAGGAAGCGGTGAAGTTGATTGGGCCGGACGGCGGCTCGGTGATCAACATCAGCTCGATCGTAGGACAGATGCCTGCACCGACCGGGTCGGTCTATAGCGCGACGAAGGCTGCTGTCGATTCGCTGGCGGTTTCGTTGTCGCAGGAGCTTGGGCCGAAGAAGATTCGCGTGAACTCGCTGAATCCCGGCATGGTTGAGACGGAGGGTCTGCACGCTGTTGGCTTTGCGGATAGCGACTTCCGTAAGCAGACAGAGGCGACGACTCCGCTGGGACGCATTGCGCAGCCAGAGGATATCGCTACGGCGGCTGTGTTTTTTGCCTCGGATGACGCGGGCTGGGTTACGGGCCAGACGCTGATGTTAGCCGGCGGCAAACGGCTGTAA
- a CDS encoding circularly permuted type 2 ATP-grasp protein, producing the protein MLPTQSTQFEHAALKNYLLDHAYDEMFKGPGDLHQHCELLLDHFASLPSEELQRRKQAADLSFLNQGITFTVYGREEGTEKIFPYDLIPRIITAAEWATVEHGLTQRITALNLFLKDIYNEGRILDDGIVPREVVYSCKHYRRQMAGLQVPRNVYIAVCGTDLIRLENGEFVVLEDNLRVPSGVSYMLTNRRVMKRIFPQLFRSYNVRPIEQYTQLLLGTLRSLAPEGRPEPNIVLLSPGVFNSAYYEHAYLARQMGIELVEGRDLVTHDNVVYMRTTIGLRRVDVIYRRVDDDFIDPLAFRKDSILGVAGLFNAYRAGNVTLANAFGTGVADDKALYAYVPEIIKYYLSEEPVLKNVETYLMTRPKERQHVLANLDKLVVKAVGESGGYGMLIGPQSTKAQQEEFAQKIQADPRNYIAQPTISFSRAPCLIGDELQPRHVDLRPYVLYGDKVTIVPGGLTRVALNQGSLVVNSSQGGGSKDTWVLSQ; encoded by the coding sequence ATGCTTCCAACTCAGTCAACCCAGTTCGAGCATGCGGCCCTGAAAAACTATCTGCTGGATCACGCCTATGACGAGATGTTCAAGGGGCCCGGAGACCTGCATCAACACTGTGAGCTGTTGCTGGACCACTTTGCGTCGCTCCCGTCGGAGGAGTTGCAGCGACGCAAACAAGCGGCGGATCTTAGCTTTTTGAACCAGGGCATCACGTTTACGGTGTACGGGCGCGAGGAGGGCACGGAGAAGATCTTTCCGTATGACCTGATTCCGCGGATCATTACAGCAGCTGAATGGGCAACCGTCGAGCATGGGCTGACACAGCGGATTACGGCGCTAAATCTGTTTTTGAAGGACATCTATAACGAGGGACGGATTCTGGACGACGGGATCGTGCCGCGTGAGGTGGTGTATAGCTGCAAGCACTACAGACGGCAGATGGCGGGGTTGCAGGTACCGCGAAATGTCTACATCGCTGTGTGTGGGACGGATTTGATACGGCTGGAGAACGGCGAGTTTGTCGTGCTCGAAGATAATCTGCGGGTGCCCAGCGGTGTCAGCTATATGCTGACCAATCGCAGGGTGATGAAGCGGATCTTTCCGCAGCTGTTCCGTAGTTATAACGTCAGGCCAATTGAACAGTACACTCAGCTGCTGTTGGGGACGCTGCGGTCTCTGGCGCCGGAGGGTCGGCCCGAGCCGAATATCGTGCTGCTGTCGCCGGGGGTATTCAACTCGGCTTACTACGAGCACGCTTATCTTGCGCGACAGATGGGGATTGAGCTTGTAGAGGGCCGCGACCTGGTGACGCACGACAACGTTGTCTATATGCGGACGACGATCGGTCTGAGACGAGTGGATGTGATCTACAGGCGCGTGGATGACGATTTCATCGATCCGCTGGCGTTTCGGAAAGACTCGATACTTGGGGTTGCTGGGCTGTTCAATGCGTACCGCGCGGGAAATGTGACGCTGGCGAATGCGTTTGGAACGGGAGTCGCAGATGATAAAGCACTGTATGCGTATGTTCCGGAGATCATCAAGTACTACCTGAGCGAAGAGCCGGTGCTGAAGAACGTTGAGACGTATCTGATGACGAGGCCGAAGGAGCGGCAGCATGTGCTCGCAAATTTGGACAAGCTGGTGGTGAAGGCGGTGGGTGAGAGTGGTGGCTATGGGATGTTGATCGGGCCGCAGTCGACCAAAGCGCAGCAGGAGGAGTTTGCACAGAAGATTCAGGCCGATCCGAGAAACTATATTGCTCAGCCAACGATCTCTTTTTCGCGCGCGCCTTGTTTGATTGGTGATGAGTTGCAGCCGCGGCATGTGGATCTGCGCCCCTATGTTTTGTATGGCGACAAGGTGACGATTGTGCCGGGTGGGTTGACGCGGGTGGCGCTGAATCAGGGTTCGTTGGTAGTGAACTCGTCGCAGGGTGGAGGCAGTAAAGATACGTGGGTGCTAAGCCAATGA
- the typA gene encoding translational GTPase TypA, protein MSNSTAVAVTPIFNIAIIAHVDHGKTTLVDAMLRQSGTFRSNEALTERVMDSNDLEKERGITILAKNTALYYHDNKINIVDTPGHADFGGEVERALKMVDGVVLLVDASEGPLPQTRYVLSKALEAGLTPMVVINKIDRPDARPQEVLNEVYDLFIDLDADESVLDFPVLYTNGKLGTATKDLAVAGTDLQPLFEQIVQTIPVAKGEPEGTVQILVTNLDYSDYLGRLAIGRVFNGTMRTGQEYSVAKIDGTFTKHKITKLFSFSGLKRTDIEETQIGDIVAIAGIPGITIGESFCDVENPQPLPQITIDDPTIAIQFNVNNSPFAGREGKFVTSRNLRDRLDKELLTNVSLKMQDTGSPDSFKVLGRGELQLGILIEMMRREGFEMMVSRPEIVTKKINDEVMEPVEHLSIDVPESFVGTVIERLGPRKGEMTKMVNHGSGRVRMEFRIPSRGLIGLRSEMLTETRGTIIMNSILDGYIAYQGEIPQRLSGALISDRQGTTTAYALEGLQDRGVLFVGDGVEVYEGMVVGEHSRDNDLDVNCVREKKLSNMRASGSDDAVRLVPYKQLTLEQCIEFIADDELVEVTPKSLRLRKKVLQANRRPRKGSGNE, encoded by the coding sequence GTGAGCAACTCAACCGCAGTCGCCGTAACGCCAATCTTCAACATCGCCATCATCGCCCACGTCGACCATGGCAAGACCACCCTCGTCGACGCGATGCTCCGTCAGTCAGGCACCTTCCGTTCCAACGAAGCCCTCACCGAGCGCGTCATGGACTCCAACGATCTTGAAAAAGAGCGCGGCATCACCATTCTCGCCAAGAACACCGCCCTCTACTATCACGACAACAAGATCAACATCGTCGACACCCCAGGCCACGCCGACTTCGGTGGAGAAGTAGAGCGCGCCCTCAAGATGGTCGATGGTGTTGTCCTTCTCGTCGATGCGTCTGAAGGCCCTCTGCCCCAGACCCGCTACGTTCTCTCCAAGGCCCTCGAAGCCGGCCTCACGCCGATGGTCGTCATCAACAAGATCGACCGCCCCGACGCCCGTCCCCAGGAAGTCCTCAACGAGGTCTATGACCTCTTCATCGACCTCGACGCCGACGAGTCCGTCCTCGACTTTCCCGTCCTCTACACCAACGGCAAACTCGGCACCGCCACCAAGGACCTCGCCGTCGCCGGCACCGATCTTCAGCCACTCTTTGAGCAGATTGTCCAGACCATCCCAGTAGCCAAAGGCGAACCTGAGGGCACTGTTCAGATCCTCGTCACCAACCTCGACTACTCCGACTACCTCGGTCGTCTCGCCATCGGACGCGTTTTCAACGGCACCATGCGCACCGGCCAGGAGTACTCGGTGGCCAAGATCGACGGCACCTTCACCAAGCATAAGATCACCAAGCTCTTCAGTTTCTCGGGCCTTAAGCGCACCGACATTGAAGAGACACAGATTGGTGACATCGTCGCCATCGCCGGGATTCCGGGCATCACAATCGGCGAAAGCTTCTGCGACGTAGAAAATCCGCAGCCTCTGCCGCAGATCACCATCGACGATCCCACCATCGCGATCCAGTTCAACGTCAACAACTCGCCCTTCGCAGGCCGCGAAGGCAAGTTCGTTACATCGCGTAACCTGCGTGATCGTCTCGACAAGGAACTTCTCACCAACGTCTCGCTCAAGATGCAGGACACCGGCTCGCCCGACTCCTTCAAGGTACTCGGCCGCGGTGAACTCCAGCTCGGCATTCTCATCGAGATGATGCGCCGCGAAGGCTTTGAGATGATGGTCAGCCGACCTGAGATCGTCACCAAGAAGATCAATGACGAGGTCATGGAGCCGGTCGAACACCTCTCCATCGACGTTCCGGAGAGCTTCGTCGGCACGGTCATCGAGCGCCTCGGACCAAGAAAAGGCGAGATGACCAAGATGGTCAATCACGGCTCCGGCCGCGTCCGCATGGAGTTCCGCATCCCCTCTCGCGGCCTCATCGGTCTCCGCTCCGAGATGCTCACCGAGACCCGCGGCACCATCATCATGAACTCTATCCTTGACGGTTACATCGCCTACCAGGGTGAGATTCCGCAGCGTCTCTCCGGTGCTTTGATCTCCGACCGCCAGGGCACCACCACCGCGTATGCACTCGAAGGTCTGCAGGACCGCGGCGTTCTCTTCGTCGGCGACGGCGTGGAAGTCTATGAGGGCATGGTCGTCGGCGAGCACTCGCGCGACAACGATCTCGACGTCAACTGCGTCCGTGAAAAGAAGCTTTCGAACATGCGCGCTTCCGGTTCAGACGATGCAGTCCGTCTTGTTCCGTACAAGCAGCTCACCCTCGAGCAGTGCATTGAGTTCATTGCTGATGACGAACTGGTTGAGGTGACTCCGAAGTCTCTTCGCCTGCGCAAGAAGGTGCTTCAAGCTAACCGCCGCCCCCGCAAGGGCTCTGGTAACGAGTAG
- a CDS encoding SDR family oxidoreductase, translating into MSTTVQSTTATPRKILVLGATSGIAEATCRIWASQGASLFLIARNGEKLAAVAADLKTRGASFIDTAVADLDDTDKHPELLAHAINSLTGMDIAYLAHGILGDQTEAERDFNTAAQIIHTNYMAPVSLLTWLANFCAQRHSGTLAVISSVAGDRGRKSNYLYGSSKAGLSAFLGGLRNRVDREGVTVLTIKPGPTKTAMTANMPKSEKFADPESVAESIVSAIDKRKDILYVPFQWQPIMFIIRNIPERIFKKLNL; encoded by the coding sequence ATGAGCACGACCGTACAATCGACCACAGCGACTCCCCGCAAGATCCTCGTCCTCGGAGCTACCTCTGGCATCGCGGAAGCCACGTGTCGTATCTGGGCCTCGCAAGGCGCAAGCCTCTTCCTCATCGCCCGCAACGGCGAAAAACTAGCAGCAGTTGCAGCTGACCTCAAAACCCGCGGAGCCAGCTTCATCGACACTGCGGTCGCCGACCTCGATGACACCGACAAGCACCCTGAACTCCTTGCCCATGCCATCAACTCCCTCACCGGCATGGACATCGCCTACCTCGCCCACGGTATCCTCGGCGACCAGACCGAAGCCGAGCGCGACTTCAACACCGCCGCTCAGATTATTCACACGAACTACATGGCTCCGGTCTCGCTCCTCACCTGGCTCGCGAACTTCTGCGCCCAGCGCCACTCAGGAACACTAGCTGTCATCTCATCGGTAGCCGGAGACCGCGGCCGCAAGTCCAACTATCTCTACGGCTCCTCAAAAGCCGGTCTCTCCGCGTTTCTCGGCGGCCTGCGCAACCGCGTCGACCGCGAAGGCGTCACCGTCCTCACCATCAAACCCGGCCCCACCAAAACTGCAATGACGGCGAACATGCCGAAGAGCGAAAAGTTCGCGGACCCCGAGTCGGTCGCCGAGTCGATCGTCAGCGCCATCGACAAACGCAAAGACATCCTCTACGTGCCATTCCAGTGGCAGCCCATTATGTTCATCATCCGCAATATCCCTGAGCGGATCTTCAAAAAACTCAACCTCTAA
- a CDS encoding MmcQ/YjbR family DNA-binding protein, with translation MVVKEKAKAAEDHTRRVRRICMGMPGCEEKRSHGEPTWFVRKRVFVMFANNHHNDDHVAVWLPTLPGVQVSLIAASPDTYFRPPYVGVKGWVGIELDRVGEEELAAHILEAWKMVAPKSLVK, from the coding sequence ATGGTCGTCAAAGAAAAAGCTAAGGCAGCCGAAGATCATACTCGGCGCGTGCGGCGAATCTGCATGGGCATGCCAGGGTGTGAGGAGAAGCGGTCGCACGGAGAGCCGACGTGGTTTGTGCGTAAGCGGGTGTTCGTCATGTTCGCCAACAACCATCACAACGACGATCATGTCGCAGTCTGGTTGCCGACGTTGCCTGGTGTGCAAGTCAGCTTGATCGCGGCTTCGCCCGATACTTATTTCCGACCGCCGTACGTAGGAGTCAAGGGATGGGTGGGGATTGAGCTGGACCGAGTTGGAGAAGAGGAACTGGCCGCGCACATCCTTGAGGCTTGGAAGATGGTTGCACCGAAGAGCTTGGTGAAGTGA
- a CDS encoding transglutaminase family protein, translating to MYFSIRHLTKFLYSSQVSESMMETRMHPRSDQNQRCLTFHLSVSPRCRVFSYRDHLANHVHHFDIPGMHGQLVIVAESLVEVQPAAPIPAFLAPDAWNDLDAMVEQGDYWEMLLPSEFTTPTPALDALAAELNVRRRDDPLMVLHQLNQQIYEYFDYKPKSTHVDSLIDLALSTKAGVCQDFAHVMTTLVRSKLRIPCRYVSGYLFHGESDMDRSISSATHAWVEVLLPQLGWVGFDPTNWLVVGDRHIRTAIGRDYADVPPTHGIFRGRADSQLTVAVRVTPSLSTPSLDQELPVPEDWSILVEKATQLPEQPPPPTRQQQMAQQQQEKP from the coding sequence ATGTATTTTTCAATTCGCCATCTGACGAAGTTCCTGTACAGCAGCCAGGTCAGCGAGAGCATGATGGAGACGCGGATGCATCCGCGGAGCGACCAGAATCAGCGCTGCCTGACGTTTCATCTTTCTGTCAGCCCACGATGCCGGGTGTTCAGCTATCGCGATCATCTGGCGAACCATGTCCATCACTTCGATATCCCGGGGATGCATGGGCAGTTGGTGATCGTTGCTGAGTCCCTGGTGGAGGTACAGCCGGCGGCTCCGATTCCGGCATTTCTTGCGCCCGATGCCTGGAACGACCTCGATGCGATGGTCGAGCAGGGCGACTACTGGGAGATGCTGCTGCCGAGCGAGTTTACGACGCCGACCCCGGCGCTGGATGCTCTTGCCGCAGAGTTGAACGTGCGACGCAGAGACGATCCGTTAATGGTGCTGCACCAGTTAAATCAGCAGATCTATGAGTACTTCGACTACAAGCCGAAGTCGACTCATGTCGATTCTTTGATTGACCTGGCGTTAAGCACCAAGGCTGGAGTTTGCCAGGACTTTGCGCATGTCATGACTACTCTGGTGCGGTCGAAGCTGCGAATTCCCTGCCGGTATGTAAGCGGATATCTGTTTCATGGCGAGAGCGATATGGACCGATCGATTAGCTCGGCGACGCATGCATGGGTTGAGGTGCTTCTTCCGCAACTTGGGTGGGTGGGCTTCGATCCGACGAACTGGCTGGTGGTCGGCGATCGGCACATTCGTACGGCGATTGGCAGAGACTACGCCGATGTTCCGCCGACGCATGGAATCTTTCGTGGGCGGGCGGACAGTCAGCTAACCGTGGCGGTGCGAGTGACTCCGAGTTTAAGTACACCTTCGCTTGATCAGGAGTTGCCAGTGCCTGAGGACTGGTCAATTCTGGTAGAAAAGGCGACGCAGTTGCCGGAACAGCCACCGCCCCCCACGCGGCAGCAGCAGATGGCGCAACAGCAACAAGAGAAGCCGTAA
- a CDS encoding alpha-E domain-containing protein, translating into MLSRVADSLYWMSRYLERAEHTTRLLDVNLNLMLDESPLSAERRWQRVLQALGKPKDIEWTGDPYALTQSLIFDTENKASILSCIISARENSRHVREQISTEQWHRLNSLYLQVTRPEMQQQTQSEALANGMAQPSEFLQSVMEAVHQFQGVTDSTMNHGEGWQFIQVGRYLERASATALLLQAYHVDLWGQPERIVEGNEYLDWMGLLRSATAFEAYCKVYTADLTPDQIFEFLLLDEEFPHSVRFSIDSVQCALEKIQGDSGKSRAETLRRLSGRLHASLNYSSADDILNQDALGYLSSIQEQCRAIHETIYELYVDYSIQTALAG; encoded by the coding sequence ATGCTGTCTCGCGTTGCGGATAGTTTGTACTGGATGAGCCGGTATCTCGAGCGCGCGGAGCATACGACGCGGCTGTTGGATGTGAATTTGAACCTGATGCTGGACGAGAGCCCGCTCAGCGCGGAGCGGCGATGGCAGCGGGTGTTGCAGGCCCTGGGTAAGCCGAAGGATATCGAGTGGACGGGCGATCCGTATGCATTGACCCAGTCGCTGATATTCGATACGGAGAATAAGGCTTCGATTTTGTCGTGCATTATTTCGGCACGAGAAAACTCGCGACATGTGCGAGAGCAGATTTCGACGGAGCAGTGGCATCGGTTAAACAGCCTGTATCTGCAGGTTACTCGGCCAGAGATGCAACAACAGACGCAGTCCGAGGCGCTCGCGAATGGCATGGCGCAGCCAAGCGAATTTTTGCAGTCGGTGATGGAGGCGGTGCATCAGTTTCAGGGTGTAACCGACTCGACCATGAATCATGGCGAGGGATGGCAGTTCATCCAGGTGGGGCGATACCTTGAGCGAGCTTCGGCGACCGCGCTGCTGCTGCAGGCTTACCACGTCGATCTGTGGGGGCAACCAGAGAGGATCGTTGAGGGAAATGAATATTTGGACTGGATGGGATTGCTGCGCTCTGCAACTGCGTTTGAGGCCTATTGCAAGGTATATACGGCGGACCTGACACCAGACCAGATTTTTGAGTTTCTTTTATTGGATGAAGAGTTTCCGCATTCAGTACGGTTCTCGATCGACAGTGTGCAATGCGCGCTGGAGAAGATCCAGGGGGATAGCGGCAAGAGCCGCGCCGAAACATTGCGACGGCTGAGTGGGCGGTTGCATGCCTCACTGAACTACAGCAGCGCCGATGACATTTTGAATCAGGATGCGCTGGGTTATCTGAGCAGTATTCAGGAGCAGTGCCGGGCAATTCACGAGACGATCTATGAGTTGTACGTGGATTACTCCATTCAGACAGCGTTGGCGGGATAA
- a CDS encoding FAD-binding oxidoreductase — translation MPDAIETEEAKQVQAPFESWGRYPTYGAKLLPLHWQSDFPAVTAGLHNGALPVGMGRSYGDVCLLKDGNLLVTTAMNRLIAFDPETGLLTAEAGVNLAQILDFAVPRGFFLPVTPGTKYVTLGGAIANDIHGKNHHVAGTFGRHITQFELVRSDGSRMLCTPTENPEFFAATIGGLGLTGLISWATLRLKPIVSRKIDYEGIQFHGIDEFLELTNQAKDIEYTVSWVDVTSTGRNFARGVFMQGDHSSRKDDLIKSAKPKLIFPFEAPGFALNSLSVSLFNTAFFHKQIHKRVVALQDYEPFFYPLDKVLHWNRMYGKRGLLQFQYVIPWEHAKEGTIAILQAVAKSGLASFLAVLKAFGDVPSPGMMSFPKPGITLALDFPIKPDKSFPLFQRLADMTLELGGRLYPAKDAAMTAPQFQAFYPQWQHFAQYRDPMLTSSFWERVTSNS, via the coding sequence ATGCCCGACGCTATCGAAACAGAGGAAGCTAAACAGGTCCAAGCTCCCTTCGAATCCTGGGGCCGCTACCCAACCTACGGCGCAAAGCTTCTTCCACTACATTGGCAGAGCGACTTTCCCGCGGTAACCGCAGGCCTGCACAACGGCGCGCTCCCTGTCGGAATGGGCCGCAGCTATGGCGACGTCTGTCTACTCAAGGATGGCAACCTCCTCGTCACCACAGCGATGAACCGCCTCATCGCATTCGATCCCGAGACCGGCCTCCTCACCGCCGAAGCCGGCGTAAACCTCGCGCAGATACTCGACTTCGCGGTCCCCCGAGGTTTTTTTCTTCCCGTCACCCCCGGAACAAAATATGTAACTCTCGGAGGAGCAATTGCCAACGACATACACGGCAAAAACCATCACGTCGCTGGAACCTTCGGCCGCCACATCACGCAATTCGAGCTTGTCCGCTCCGACGGCTCCCGCATGCTCTGCACCCCGACTGAAAATCCAGAGTTCTTCGCCGCGACCATTGGCGGCCTTGGCCTGACCGGACTCATCAGTTGGGCTACGCTTCGCCTCAAGCCCATCGTCTCCCGCAAGATCGACTACGAAGGTATCCAATTTCACGGTATTGACGAGTTCCTCGAGCTGACTAACCAGGCGAAGGACATCGAGTACACCGTCAGTTGGGTTGACGTCACGTCCACTGGCCGCAACTTCGCGCGCGGCGTCTTCATGCAGGGCGATCACTCGTCAAGAAAAGACGACCTCATCAAATCCGCTAAGCCAAAGCTCATCTTCCCCTTCGAAGCCCCGGGCTTTGCTCTCAACTCCCTCTCGGTCAGCCTCTTCAATACCGCCTTCTTCCATAAACAGATCCACAAACGCGTCGTCGCCCTCCAGGACTACGAGCCCTTCTTCTACCCCCTCGACAAGGTTCTTCACTGGAACCGCATGTACGGCAAGCGCGGCCTCCTCCAGTTCCAGTACGTCATCCCCTGGGAGCACGCCAAAGAAGGAACTATCGCCATACTGCAAGCGGTCGCGAAGTCGGGCCTCGCCAGCTTCCTCGCCGTCCTCAAAGCCTTCGGCGATGTTCCATCGCCCGGCATGATGAGCTTCCCCAAGCCTGGCATCACCCTCGCCCTCGACTTCCCCATCAAGCCCGACAAGAGCTTTCCGCTCTTCCAGCGTCTCGCTGACATGACTCTCGAGTTGGGGGGGCGCCTTTATCCCGCCAAAGACGCCGCCATGACTGCCCCTCAGTTTCAAGCCTTCTATCCACAATGGCAGCACTTCGCCCAATACCGTGACCCGATGCTCACCTCCAGCTTTTGGGAGCGTGTCACGTCAAATTCATAA
- a CDS encoding right-handed parallel beta-helix repeat-containing protein, which translates to MKFRALSGSSYIVLIIGFISILSSPLLWAQRTIHVPGDAPTIQAGINMANAGDTVSIAPGTYGGPINFNGKAITVSGSGPGVILDGQLANGPVVTFNTGETRSSILQNVTVQNGVSAPTPTAGGIFISQASPTILDSTIQNNSGCGVGVLNGAPLIQGNTIKANKYEVGAVPYSPGCLVDTSSSFADNAGGGGVVLYGAPTEGLDAEIVGNVIENNLDEFGGAGINALEAGRPLIENNTIANNIGKTLGSGIYIEGKTAPVIVQNLVYGNIVDSTNIEFPLGADTGAGLNLDFENGTLPLFPTYVINNTFVDNTLVGPGPQYGTQVFLLGAYSNVYFYNNLIIGADGLTPVFCEPVTPVGTMPVALPTFRNNDVLNLRLGPGLYGGSCTDQTGLNGNISADPLFATGADDAHPFELQLASPAVDAGDNLAPELPALAFLGHPRIENAKGLSSAIIDMGVYEYPGVPAPVPPPPDFALTVNPSSVTVQPGMSGTFTVTVTPTEANLGTVLLTCSGLPASTSCSFTSPTLSFADTNSQSSTVTINTGKVQAGLSRTSSASTLSIVFAGLFLFPSLLVCRRGFPGRRVPWVLRIGGIWVISSCAALSGCGPDRFSILVPPQTYQLVVQGSAVDSSSSHQATVSLVVSQ; encoded by the coding sequence ATGAAGTTTCGGGCCCTGTCAGGTTCTTCGTATATCGTTTTGATCATTGGGTTTATATCAATTCTCTCCTCTCCGCTGCTGTGGGCTCAGCGCACGATTCATGTGCCGGGAGACGCGCCCACGATTCAGGCCGGCATCAACATGGCGAATGCCGGCGATACGGTCAGCATCGCCCCCGGAACGTACGGTGGCCCGATCAACTTCAATGGTAAGGCGATCACGGTGAGCGGAAGCGGCCCCGGGGTGATTCTTGATGGGCAGTTAGCGAATGGCCCCGTGGTGACATTCAACACTGGAGAGACCCGCAGTTCGATTCTGCAAAACGTCACCGTTCAGAATGGTGTCTCCGCTCCGACACCAACTGCAGGAGGCATCTTCATCTCTCAGGCCTCCCCAACAATCCTCGATTCAACCATCCAGAACAACTCCGGATGCGGAGTTGGAGTTCTTAACGGGGCACCGTTGATACAGGGAAATACGATCAAGGCGAATAAGTATGAGGTGGGCGCCGTCCCTTATTCTCCTGGCTGTTTAGTTGATACCAGCAGTAGTTTCGCAGACAACGCAGGAGGCGGAGGCGTGGTGCTCTATGGGGCGCCAACGGAGGGGCTCGATGCAGAGATCGTTGGCAACGTCATTGAAAACAACCTTGATGAATTTGGCGGTGCTGGCATAAACGCACTGGAGGCTGGACGCCCGCTGATCGAGAACAACACGATTGCGAACAATATCGGTAAAACCTTAGGAAGCGGAATATATATCGAGGGAAAAACCGCACCAGTTATTGTCCAGAATCTGGTCTATGGCAATATCGTCGACTCCACAAACATTGAATTTCCGCTCGGCGCCGACACGGGAGCAGGTCTCAATCTGGACTTCGAAAATGGAACTCTACCCCTGTTTCCGACCTATGTCATCAACAATACGTTTGTCGATAACACCCTGGTCGGACCCGGACCACAGTACGGGACTCAGGTGTTCTTGTTAGGTGCGTACAGCAACGTCTACTTTTACAACAATCTGATTATTGGCGCGGATGGGCTCACGCCAGTGTTTTGCGAGCCAGTAACCCCGGTGGGAACTATGCCTGTTGCACTTCCGACTTTCCGCAACAATGATGTGTTGAACCTGCGTCTGGGACCTGGATTGTACGGGGGCTCCTGCACGGACCAGACGGGACTGAACGGGAACATATCGGCTGATCCACTTTTTGCAACGGGTGCCGATGATGCTCATCCGTTTGAACTCCAGCTCGCTTCGCCAGCCGTTGACGCGGGCGACAATCTGGCACCTGAGCTTCCTGCGCTGGCCTTTCTTGGGCATCCACGCATTGAGAATGCGAAGGGGCTGAGCAGCGCAATTATTGACATGGGCGTCTATGAGTATCCGGGCGTCCCCGCTCCCGTCCCGCCTCCACCTGACTTTGCCCTAACCGTGAACCCGTCTTCGGTTACGGTTCAACCAGGGATGAGTGGCACATTCACGGTGACGGTCACTCCCACGGAGGCGAATCTGGGCACCGTACTACTGACTTGTAGCGGCCTGCCAGCGAGCACATCGTGCAGCTTCACCTCTCCGACGTTGAGCTTTGCCGATACCAATTCGCAGTCTTCCACGGTGACAATCAATACCGGGAAGGTTCAAGCCGGTCTGTCGCGGACGTCTTCGGCCAGTACTCTTTCGATCGTGTTCGCCGGACTGTTTCTTTTTCCGTCTCTGCTTGTGTGCAGACGAGGGTTTCCAGGCCGGAGGGTGCCCTGGGTGCTTCGAATCGGGGGGATCTGGGTCATCTCTTCCTGTGCGGCGTTATCAGGCTGTGGACCGGACCGATTCAGCATCCTTGTCCCACCACAGACGTACCAGTTGGTGGTGCAGGGTTCCGCTGTGGACTCGAGTTCGTCGCATCAGGCAACTGTAAGTCTGGTAGTCAGTCAATGA